One segment of Cynocephalus volans isolate mCynVol1 chromosome 8, mCynVol1.pri, whole genome shotgun sequence DNA contains the following:
- the LOC134383017 gene encoding protein S100-A7-like, translating to MSTTQSEKTMMGLIDLFHEYTGRDDMIDKPKLLEMLKKNFPNFLSACDKRGRDYLANVFENKDKNKDDKIDFSEWLSLLGDIATDYHKHSHGAELCSGGSQ from the exons ATGAGCACCACTCAGTCTGAGAAGACCATGATGGGCTTGATCGACCTGTTTCACGAATACACCGGACGTGATGATATGATTGACAAGCCGAAACTGCTGGAGATGCTGAAGAAGAACTTCCCCAACTTCCTCAGCGCCTGC GACAAAAGGGGCAGAGATTACTTGGCCAACGTCTTTGAGAATAAGGACAAGAATAAGGATGATAAGATTGATTTTTCTGAGTGGCTCTCCTTGCTGGGGGACATAGCCACGGACTACCACAAGCACAGCCACGGGGCGGAGCTCTGTTCCGGGGGAAGCCAGtga